In the Rhodospirillaceae bacterium genome, one interval contains:
- a CDS encoding amidoligase family protein, whose translation MTYSPQVNDPPNPETADGKIRRVGVELEFGGVTAERAAQIVQSVCGGEIKALSEHRYKVDTPDFSEFVIEIDSQYAHPREEWQDPADADSFFAEIDKSVSKAVGDLSQGIVPTEIVGPPMPYTELDTFSPILDALREDGARGTDQSFVAGFGLHLNPEVASTNPKDITSVLQAYVISSPDLRASIEVDLTRRVLPFIDPFPKSYMHLLLASDYQPDLKQLIDDYLEHNPTRNRELDLLPLFKHLDEDRIVQALNDARIKARPTYHYRLPNMKLSDDSWSVVTEWNRWVEVEQLAADAKALRKAADAFLNTLATDDSFWHRVFGSAEDKS comes from the coding sequence ATGACATATTCACCTCAAGTAAACGACCCGCCAAATCCAGAAACAGCAGACGGAAAAATACGTCGTGTTGGCGTTGAACTTGAATTTGGGGGGGTGACAGCTGAACGAGCGGCCCAAATCGTCCAATCCGTTTGCGGCGGTGAAATTAAGGCGCTTTCAGAGCATCGCTACAAAGTAGATACGCCGGATTTTTCTGAGTTTGTCATTGAAATTGATAGCCAATACGCGCACCCGCGCGAAGAGTGGCAAGATCCGGCGGATGCAGACTCTTTTTTTGCCGAAATAGACAAATCCGTCAGTAAGGCTGTGGGCGATCTCAGTCAAGGGATTGTGCCGACTGAAATTGTCGGTCCACCGATGCCCTACACGGAGTTGGACACGTTTTCTCCTATCTTGGATGCTCTCAGAGAGGACGGAGCGCGGGGCACTGACCAATCTTTTGTGGCTGGTTTCGGTCTTCACCTAAATCCAGAAGTCGCAAGCACGAACCCCAAGGACATAACGAGCGTTTTACAAGCTTATGTTATTTCCTCGCCAGATTTGCGGGCCTCCATCGAGGTGGATTTAACGCGCAGAGTCTTACCTTTCATAGATCCGTTCCCGAAGTCGTATATGCACCTGCTCCTCGCATCTGATTACCAGCCTGACTTAAAGCAACTCATTGATGACTACTTGGAGCATAATCCGACCCGCAATCGGGAATTGGATCTATTACCTCTGTTTAAACACCTCGATGAAGATCGCATCGTTCAGGCGCTCAACGATGCGCGAATTAAAGCCCGACCGACCTATCACTACCGCTTGCCCAATATGAAATTGTCCGATGACTCCTGGTCTGTGGTGACAGAGTGGAATCGTTGGGTTGAAGTGGAACAACTGGCCGCGGACGCTAAGGCTTTGCGAAAAGCGGCGGATGCTTTTCTCAATACCCTCGCGACGGACGACAGTTTCTGGCATCGGGTTTTTGGTTCTGCGGAAGATAAATCATGA
- a CDS encoding PLP-dependent transferase — protein MTDRKLHPDTLALHAGFRSDPATTSVAVPIYQTTSYEFRDTEHASNLFALAELGNIYTRIMNPTNDVLEQRLAALEGGVAALAVASGQSASTFAILNLCQAGDNFVTSTDLYGGTWNLFANTLKQLGIEARFANPSDPESFRKLTDDKTRCYYAETLPNPKLEVFPIKEVADIGRSLGVPLIVDNTAAPLICRPIDHGAAIVMYSTTKYIGGHGTSIGGVIIDSGTFDWEAHKERFPLLSEPDSSYHGAVWIEAAKPLGPIAYILRARVILLRDIGASMSPMNAFQFIQGVETLPLRIRKHCENAATVAAFLQSHSKVSRVIYPGLMDGEARRRADTYLADGHYGGLLGFELDGGVEAGRKFIDSLELLYHVANIGDARSLAIHPASTTHSQLSVEDQAATGVTPGYVRLSIGIEHAADIIADIEQALGKV, from the coding sequence ATGACCGACCGTAAATTGCACCCTGACACGCTCGCGCTTCATGCTGGTTTTCGGTCTGACCCAGCCACCACGTCCGTTGCCGTCCCCATTTATCAGACGACGTCTTACGAGTTTCGCGACACGGAACATGCGTCCAATCTCTTTGCGCTCGCTGAGCTTGGGAACATCTACACACGCATTATGAACCCGACCAATGACGTGCTCGAGCAACGTCTCGCCGCTTTGGAAGGCGGCGTTGCGGCCCTGGCAGTTGCCTCAGGCCAGTCTGCATCGACCTTTGCGATCCTCAATCTCTGTCAGGCCGGCGACAACTTTGTCACGTCCACGGATCTTTACGGTGGCACGTGGAATTTGTTTGCCAATACGCTGAAGCAACTGGGGATCGAGGCGCGCTTTGCTAATCCGTCAGACCCGGAGTCTTTCCGCAAGCTGACCGACGACAAAACCCGCTGCTACTATGCGGAAACGTTGCCCAACCCGAAGTTGGAAGTGTTCCCCATTAAAGAAGTGGCTGATATTGGCCGCAGTCTTGGCGTACCTCTGATCGTCGATAACACGGCGGCACCGCTGATCTGCCGTCCTATTGATCATGGTGCCGCCATTGTTATGTATTCCACCACCAAATATATCGGCGGTCATGGCACCTCTATCGGGGGTGTAATTATCGACAGTGGCACGTTTGATTGGGAAGCCCATAAAGAGCGTTTCCCATTGTTATCTGAGCCTGACTCTAGCTATCACGGGGCTGTCTGGATCGAAGCGGCGAAGCCGCTTGGACCAATCGCTTATATTCTTAGAGCGCGTGTTATTTTGCTCCGCGATATTGGGGCATCGATGAGTCCGATGAATGCTTTTCAGTTCATCCAGGGCGTAGAGACCTTGCCGCTGCGTATTCGTAAGCACTGTGAAAATGCGGCCACTGTTGCTGCGTTCCTTCAGAGCCATAGCAAAGTTTCACGGGTCATTTATCCTGGGTTGATGGACGGCGAGGCACGCCGCCGAGCCGATACATATTTGGCCGATGGTCACTACGGTGGCTTGTTGGGTTTTGAATTAGACGGTGGCGTTGAGGCTGGTCGTAAGTTTATCGATTCACTGGAACTGCTCTATCACGTTGCCAACATTGGTGATGCCCGGTCCCTGGCGATTCATCCCGCCAGCACCACGCATTCCCAATTGTCAGTGGAAGATCAGGCTGCCACAGGAGTCACACCTGGATATGTGCGCTTGTCGATCGGCATCGAACATGCCGCCGATATTATCGCGGATATTGAACAGGCCCTTGGGAAAGTCTGA
- a CDS encoding Dps family protein — protein sequence MSITVLNPKADVVETKTGIAPTDQTRLANGLSGLLSDTYTLMIKTHGYHWNVVGPMFRTVHLMTEEHYEDLFQAADDLAERIRSLGHPAPASFTDMAALTVIEEEKGSPTAQQIIETLVDDHEKIVRRLRETAEIAGDLKDSVTADMLTERMQFHEKAVWMLRSTLAE from the coding sequence ATGAGTATTACAGTTTTAAATCCAAAAGCTGACGTTGTTGAAACCAAGACCGGTATTGCACCTACAGATCAAACGCGTCTTGCTAACGGTCTGTCTGGCTTGCTGTCTGATACCTATACACTAATGATTAAGACCCACGGCTATCACTGGAACGTCGTTGGTCCGATGTTTCGTACTGTCCACCTTATGACAGAAGAGCATTATGAAGATCTTTTTCAAGCGGCTGATGACTTGGCTGAGCGAATCCGTAGTCTTGGCCATCCGGCCCCGGCCAGTTTCACCGATATGGCAGCCTTGACGGTGATTGAAGAAGAGAAGGGGTCTCCAACGGCTCAGCAGATTATTGAAACTCTGGTAGATGATCATGAAAAAATTGTGCGTCGCTTGCGTGAAACCGCCGAGATTGCCGGCGACCTGAAAGATTCGGTCACGGCCGATATGCTGACGGAACGCATGCAGTTTCATGAGAAAGCCGTATGGATGTTGCGCTCAACGCTGGCCGAGTAA
- a CDS encoding zinc-binding dehydrogenase: protein MKGWLVEEFGGPEVMQWADIPDPVPGPDEVVVDVHASGVNFAETRMRAGTYTGLASPIILGLEGAGVVSAIGASVDSCAVGDKVFFRGRGSHATKCLIQDYHAFPLPDGWTFEQGAAAGVGWLTAWHALHIVTKAQPGEKVLIEAIASSVGTAALQIAKAKGCWVVGTASQDEKLAKATAYGCDALINYKTQNVHERVMELTEGKGLDVGCMTIGEETASDLIESMGHEGRIAMYGSTGGRMVTFSLNIGARNIQLLSMSIDSSARYVPETIPSFRNEAIPMFKDGTFRPIIDTVLPVSEVARAHEMVGERHHFGKIILAVPQD from the coding sequence ATGAAGGGATGGCTGGTCGAGGAATTTGGTGGCCCAGAAGTGATGCAGTGGGCCGATATCCCAGACCCCGTGCCCGGTCCAGACGAAGTGGTGGTCGATGTGCATGCGTCGGGCGTCAACTTTGCCGAGACGCGTATGCGCGCTGGAACGTACACAGGCTTGGCCTCGCCGATCATACTTGGGCTCGAAGGTGCGGGCGTTGTGTCCGCCATTGGCGCGAGCGTCGACAGTTGTGCGGTGGGCGATAAAGTCTTTTTCCGTGGTCGCGGGTCTCATGCCACGAAATGTCTGATTCAGGACTACCATGCGTTTCCATTGCCCGATGGTTGGACGTTTGAGCAAGGGGCTGCGGCTGGTGTGGGCTGGCTCACCGCATGGCACGCTTTGCACATCGTGACCAAAGCCCAGCCCGGTGAAAAAGTTCTCATTGAAGCTATTGCGTCATCGGTCGGCACGGCTGCCTTGCAAATCGCGAAAGCCAAAGGCTGCTGGGTGGTCGGAACTGCGAGTCAGGACGAGAAACTGGCCAAAGCCACCGCGTATGGCTGCGATGCGTTGATCAATTACAAAACCCAAAACGTCCATGAAAGGGTGATGGAACTGACCGAAGGCAAAGGCTTGGATGTTGGTTGCATGACCATTGGCGAAGAAACCGCCTCAGATCTGATCGAATCTATGGGTCATGAAGGCCGCATTGCGATGTACGGCTCCACCGGCGGTCGCATGGTCACTTTTAGTTTGAATATCGGTGCCCGCAATATCCAGCTTCTCTCAATGAGCATTGATAGCTCAGCGCGATATGTACCTGAGACTATCCCAAGCTTCCGCAATGAGGCGATCCCGATGTTTAAAGATGGCACGTTCCGTCCCATCATCGATACCGTACTGCCTGTTTCAGAAGTGGCCAGAGCCCACGAGATGGTCGGCGAACGGCATCACTTTGGTAAAATCATTCTAGCCGTGCCTCAGGACTAA
- a CDS encoding ureidoglycolate lyase: MDGSSLQRRTLEVKPATPEALAPYGKILGAGTGAPVGVSDFYEGAVAISAPVDFKSDDDTCLSLATLQPRAFELKYLERHFKHTQTFIPLGGKPFVAVFGAPTEGEMPDVETLEAFRFDGQAGFTMHIGTWHEFPFALEADTNMVVILRSETTRNLATENVKDNEAHGPDLDKKNLAQRTGMIFEIAV, from the coding sequence ATGGACGGGTCATCCCTTCAACGTCGGACCTTAGAGGTCAAACCAGCAACACCTGAGGCCCTTGCCCCCTACGGCAAAATTTTAGGCGCCGGAACCGGAGCGCCCGTTGGCGTGAGTGACTTTTACGAGGGCGCCGTGGCCATTTCAGCACCCGTGGACTTTAAATCAGACGACGACACTTGTTTATCTCTCGCCACACTCCAGCCCCGAGCCTTTGAACTGAAATACCTGGAGCGCCATTTCAAACATACCCAAACCTTTATCCCCTTGGGCGGAAAACCTTTTGTAGCCGTTTTTGGCGCCCCGACCGAAGGCGAAATGCCGGACGTGGAGACCTTGGAAGCTTTTCGATTCGACGGTCAGGCCGGGTTCACCATGCATATCGGGACCTGGCACGAGTTCCCGTTCGCTTTGGAAGCCGATACCAACATGGTGGTGATTCTGCGCAGCGAGACGACTCGCAATCTCGCCACCGAAAACGTCAAAGATAATGAGGCTCATGGGCCGGATTTGGACAAAAAGAATCTGGCGCAACGGACCGGCATGATCTTTGAAATCGCCGTTTAG
- a CDS encoding MFS transporter yields the protein MWSQIRGYPLQAFIVCHLAYLFSQIDLALFSYALPSIRETFGVSLQAMGWVVAVSYSVGAILQVYIGTLTDRFGRKHMLMIITVTSSLFIAAHAIVPESAAQIVVGGVAFSLGIVVMTILRAFAISSGGALYPTTGAIVTEEAPARYRGIMAGMLQTAFPLGAFFAALFAAPMLESYGWRPLFLVGLLSIPFIWVIHKFLRETKRFEGHKTEAQKTSSSGQSSQAKVAALFAPDIRVRTVTLFIAQFIFVIAYGAASLWLPTFLIESRGLAQADATYIVGYANAVAVVGYVVAAVTGEFVLTRRTTVTLFTLLGAAAFLSMVWFTSGYWDTLIVLCIATTFFYGTAAVKFAYIAEVFPTHLRATGLAVCSSLAVNLGIAIGPLVVTYGVQFFDWNMTFSVVVGIPLAVAGLLYLRLKPIPSGLEVEEVDRQMRTQT from the coding sequence ATGTGGTCTCAAATTCGCGGTTATCCGCTGCAAGCCTTTATCGTCTGCCATTTGGCCTATTTGTTCAGCCAAATAGACTTGGCGTTATTCTCATACGCTTTGCCATCCATCCGGGAGACCTTTGGCGTGAGTCTTCAGGCTATGGGCTGGGTCGTGGCTGTGTCCTATTCCGTGGGCGCTATTTTGCAGGTTTATATCGGCACGCTAACGGACAGATTTGGTCGCAAACATATGTTGATGATCATCACTGTAACGTCCTCACTGTTCATTGCCGCTCATGCCATTGTGCCTGAGAGTGCAGCACAGATAGTGGTTGGGGGTGTTGCGTTCTCGCTGGGTATCGTTGTTATGACGATCTTGCGGGCTTTTGCGATTTCTTCGGGTGGTGCGTTGTATCCCACCACCGGGGCAATCGTCACCGAAGAGGCACCGGCACGGTATCGCGGCATCATGGCCGGCATGTTGCAAACTGCATTTCCTCTGGGAGCCTTCTTTGCGGCTTTGTTCGCTGCGCCTATGCTAGAATCCTATGGCTGGCGCCCGCTTTTCCTTGTCGGATTGTTGTCTATCCCTTTTATTTGGGTGATTCATAAGTTTCTGCGAGAAACCAAACGTTTTGAGGGTCATAAAACCGAGGCGCAAAAGACTTCCTCTTCCGGTCAGTCCAGTCAGGCGAAAGTGGCGGCGTTGTTCGCCCCGGATATACGGGTGCGCACGGTCACCTTGTTCATCGCTCAGTTTATTTTTGTGATCGCCTATGGGGCTGCCTCGCTGTGGTTGCCGACATTCTTGATTGAGTCGCGTGGTTTAGCTCAGGCCGATGCCACCTATATTGTCGGCTATGCCAATGCTGTGGCCGTCGTCGGCTATGTCGTGGCGGCTGTCACCGGTGAATTTGTGCTAACCCGCCGCACCACAGTGACCCTCTTTACTTTGTTGGGTGCGGCTGCATTTCTTAGCATGGTGTGGTTTACGTCCGGATATTGGGACACCCTCATCGTGTTGTGTATCGCGACGACGTTCTTTTACGGCACAGCTGCTGTGAAGTTCGCCTATATCGCCGAGGTTTTCCCAACGCATCTGCGGGCCACGGGGCTTGCGGTTTGTTCCAGTTTGGCCGTGAACCTTGGCATTGCGATTGGACCTTTGGTCGTCACCTATGGCGTTCAGTTTTTCGATTGGAACATGACCTTCTCGGTTGTCGTGGGCATTCCATTGGCAGTGGCCGGGTTGTTATACTTGAGACTTAAGCCAATACCGTCGGGCCTAGAAGTTGAGGAAGTTGATCGCCAAATGCGGACGCAGACCTAA
- a CDS encoding type 1 glutamine amidotransferase — protein MKPKIAVTGPRRGGKLLTWLNCLAIWRAGGTPIATRPGDESQLADMDGFLIGGGEDIDAVLYDDELRFKAVPDGERDRLELEALAVADKKGLPVFGICRGSQLMNIFHGGTLNQDSYVQHGGPRRHRSIWPRKMVKVYEWSCLFDLIGEGDCIRVNSLHHQSVERLGDGLEVCARDTLGITQGIEHRGDRFYVGVQWHPEILFWREDQVNVFRGLVDAAA, from the coding sequence ATGAAGCCCAAGATCGCCGTCACCGGCCCCAGGCGTGGCGGTAAACTTCTCACTTGGTTGAACTGTTTGGCGATCTGGCGCGCTGGTGGGACTCCCATTGCAACCCGTCCTGGCGACGAATCCCAACTTGCCGACATGGATGGGTTTCTTATTGGCGGCGGCGAGGATATCGACGCCGTATTATATGATGACGAGTTGCGATTTAAGGCCGTACCAGATGGTGAGCGTGATCGTTTAGAGCTTGAGGCTCTGGCCGTTGCCGATAAGAAGGGCTTGCCTGTCTTTGGAATTTGCCGTGGCTCACAGCTTATGAATATTTTTCACGGCGGTACTTTAAACCAAGATAGCTACGTGCAACACGGTGGTCCAAGGCGTCACCGTTCAATCTGGCCACGCAAAATGGTTAAGGTTTATGAATGGAGTTGCCTGTTCGACCTCATAGGTGAGGGCGATTGTATTCGGGTAAACAGCCTTCATCACCAGTCAGTAGAGCGGCTCGGCGATGGGCTAGAGGTGTGTGCCCGGGATACGCTTGGGATCACCCAAGGGATTGAACACCGCGGCGACCGCTTTTATGTCGGCGTCCAATGGCACCCCGAAATTCTGTTTTGGCGAGAGGATCAGGTGAATGTGTTTCGTGGCTTGGTTGACGCTGCCGCCTAG
- a CDS encoding alpha/beta hydrolase: MRIFLGGIISAMLMSWTAHATDWVYETIPAEDGVPLVVAETGNPDGPSILFIHGFSQSILSWKMQLDDPGLQSKYRMVAFDLRGHGASGKPWTSEDYESRDWGSDVAAVIATKNLDKPVLVGWSFGGSVMTAYLRHHGMEDVSGLVFAAGAMSLSGGSSFSAEMTAEQAEMMSRMGMMMSPDVAKNLDGTSAFVESLSAKPLDAETQREALVYNMMMPAYARMAMFANQTSYEDLAGKITLPTLLIHGDADAVVEFELSVVNQGLIPGSELARYEGIGHAPFLEDPARFNKDVATFTDRVNTPK, translated from the coding sequence ATGAGAATATTTCTAGGTGGTATAATTTCAGCGATGCTTATGTCTTGGACCGCCCACGCCACCGACTGGGTTTACGAGACTATTCCAGCGGAAGATGGCGTACCTTTGGTTGTGGCTGAAACCGGCAATCCTGACGGTCCTTCGATTTTGTTTATCCACGGTTTTTCTCAAAGTATTTTATCGTGGAAAATGCAGTTGGATGATCCGGGCCTTCAATCCAAGTACCGGATGGTGGCGTTTGATCTGCGCGGCCATGGAGCATCGGGTAAACCCTGGACATCCGAGGACTATGAAAGCCGGGATTGGGGTAGTGATGTCGCCGCCGTTATTGCCACTAAGAATCTGGATAAGCCGGTATTGGTCGGGTGGTCTTTTGGCGGCTCGGTGATGACGGCTTATTTGCGGCATCACGGCATGGAAGATGTCTCAGGTTTGGTTTTTGCGGCGGGGGCTATGTCTTTGTCTGGCGGCTCTTCATTCAGCGCTGAGATGACGGCTGAACAAGCTGAGATGATGAGCCGTATGGGTATGATGATGTCACCGGACGTCGCTAAAAACCTGGACGGCACATCGGCTTTTGTTGAGAGCTTATCGGCAAAACCGCTTGATGCAGAAACCCAGCGGGAGGCGCTTGTGTATAACATGATGATGCCAGCTTATGCGCGCATGGCGATGTTTGCCAATCAAACCTCCTACGAGGATTTGGCGGGTAAAATTACATTGCCGACGCTGCTTATTCACGGCGACGCGGATGCGGTTGTTGAGTTTGAATTAAGCGTGGTAAATCAAGGGCTCATTCCAGGTTCAGAGCTTGCGCGCTATGAGGGGATAGGCCACGCGCCATTCTTAGAAGACCCGGCACGGTTTAACAAAGATGTTGCGACGTTCACGGACCGCGTAAATACGCCAAAGTAA
- a CDS encoding alpha/beta fold hydrolase: protein MAAKITRHMATIRGERQVHYRRAGSGPPVILLHQSPNSSQEYIPLIEDLANDYTVIAPDTPGNGLSDPLELDSPVMTDYAQNVADLMDVLGIEKCPVYGFHTGAVCSLELAWRHPEKLTVGVVNGYVNMPEDLVVEILENYFVPLEYNWSGSHLTWTWARFREQLIFFPWYRTDLASRMDATLPPPERLQTAVIEFLRSGPDYRKPYRAAFTQDANNSVKEMQVKCIIMSPKTDVLYEGLDRMPPPSDSVEVYRPDTGPDAIDILKRVLKENPSPKPAPSVVKTEPVPGKLWGEYVQVGGGSLYCRRNTDGAGRPILFIHASAASSFSMDRYMEPLIGTRPVLAIDLPGNGESENPMGALTVEKQASFLAEAVHALGYDEIDVFGTWGGGTVAVELAVQHPNLVKHVAVPSIMAMELNGQALEDFSSKYTPDIPFDDFGGHWIFVWNMVRDQELFNPWFERKAANISRFGEPDIDPEVIQRRTLDLFKAYDIYQAAYKAHFSYPMSERLPKMQCPLLLGGPESPMTKSAVASGPADYTVKDMPADHAGVAQTIVEFFDR from the coding sequence ATGGCTGCCAAGATTACTAGACATATGGCTACGATTCGCGGCGAGCGCCAGGTGCATTACCGCCGTGCTGGCTCTGGTCCGCCGGTCATTCTGTTGCACCAATCTCCCAATTCCTCCCAGGAATATATTCCGCTGATTGAAGATTTGGCCAACGATTACACGGTGATCGCACCCGATACCCCAGGCAACGGCTTGTCAGACCCGCTCGAACTCGACTCTCCGGTGATGACGGACTACGCGCAAAACGTCGCCGACCTGATGGATGTGCTGGGTATTGAAAAATGTCCGGTCTATGGATTCCACACCGGCGCTGTCTGCTCTTTAGAACTGGCTTGGCGTCACCCCGAAAAACTCACGGTTGGGGTGGTCAATGGCTACGTCAATATGCCCGAAGACCTGGTTGTGGAAATTCTGGAAAATTATTTTGTGCCCCTTGAGTACAATTGGAGTGGCTCGCACCTGACCTGGACGTGGGCGCGTTTTCGCGAACAGCTCATCTTCTTCCCCTGGTACCGCACAGACTTAGCCTCGCGTATGGATGCGACATTGCCACCACCGGAGCGTTTGCAAACAGCGGTGATTGAGTTTCTGCGTTCTGGCCCTGACTATCGCAAGCCCTACCGCGCAGCTTTTACTCAAGATGCCAATAACTCCGTCAAAGAGATGCAGGTAAAGTGCATTATCATGAGTCCCAAGACTGATGTTCTGTATGAAGGCTTGGACCGCATGCCGCCACCGTCGGACTCGGTTGAAGTGTATCGTCCGGATACTGGCCCCGACGCCATAGATATTCTCAAGCGTGTTCTCAAAGAAAACCCATCCCCAAAACCGGCCCCGTCAGTCGTCAAGACAGAACCAGTGCCGGGCAAATTGTGGGGCGAGTACGTTCAAGTTGGCGGTGGGTCATTGTACTGTCGTCGCAACACAGATGGAGCTGGTCGCCCCATACTCTTTATACACGCCTCAGCGGCCTCAAGTTTTTCCATGGATCGCTACATGGAGCCGCTGATAGGCACGCGTCCGGTGCTGGCCATTGACCTTCCCGGCAATGGTGAGTCTGAAAACCCTATGGGCGCTCTGACGGTTGAAAAGCAGGCGTCGTTCCTGGCGGAAGCCGTTCATGCCCTTGGCTATGATGAGATTGACGTGTTCGGCACCTGGGGCGGCGGTACGGTCGCTGTAGAACTCGCTGTGCAACATCCAAACCTTGTTAAGCATGTGGCGGTGCCAAGCATTATGGCTATGGAACTGAACGGCCAGGCCCTCGAAGATTTTTCGTCGAAATACACGCCAGATATTCCCTTTGATGACTTCGGCGGCCATTGGATTTTTGTGTGGAACATGGTGCGCGATCAAGAATTGTTTAACCCGTGGTTCGAACGCAAGGCGGCTAATATTTCACGTTTTGGCGAGCCCGATATTGATCCAGAAGTAATTCAGCGCCGCACGCTCGATTTGTTCAAGGCTTATGATATTTACCAGGCGGCATACAAAGCACACTTTAGCTATCCCATGTCGGAACGCCTGCCTAAGATGCAATGTCCTTTGTTGTTGGGTGGCCCTGAGTCTCCCATGACCAAGTCTGCAGTTGCTTCTGGGCCAGCCGATTACACGGTCAAGGACATGCCAGCTGATCATGCTGGTGTTGCGCAAACCATTGTGGAATTTTTTGATCGGTAA
- a CDS encoding glutaredoxin family protein has protein sequence MPEPYRVFWQPGCSSCLKAKEFLTQHAVAFESVNVLADDDGLAALQALGAKSVPVVSQGQRFVFAQNLRDVAVFVGVDGPAKGLAVTELVAKVERILTVAQSHARQLPLKVLRKKLPGRDRTYLALSYHIFVIAQAFLEAAKGGVLTFEFFERQPSEAICDGDAVSDFGALVAVDFQAWWYSTNAGSRLPETLETYYGAQSVDDLLERTAWHMAQHTRQLAAVIESLNITLSDHLSTADLAGLPLPDHVYDDEVPLNAETR, from the coding sequence ATGCCTGAGCCTTACCGCGTGTTCTGGCAACCTGGATGCTCCAGTTGTTTGAAAGCCAAGGAATTCCTTACCCAGCACGCTGTGGCTTTTGAAAGCGTCAACGTCCTTGCGGATGACGATGGCTTGGCTGCTTTGCAGGCACTCGGGGCGAAGTCCGTCCCCGTTGTCTCCCAGGGGCAACGCTTTGTCTTCGCCCAAAACCTGCGTGATGTGGCGGTCTTTGTTGGAGTTGATGGCCCGGCCAAAGGTCTCGCCGTTACAGAATTGGTTGCAAAAGTTGAGCGTATTCTGACTGTTGCGCAATCTCATGCGCGACAGTTGCCGCTTAAAGTACTGCGAAAAAAATTGCCGGGTCGCGACCGCACCTATTTAGCTCTCAGCTATCACATCTTTGTCATCGCTCAGGCGTTTCTCGAAGCGGCTAAGGGTGGCGTTCTAACGTTTGAGTTTTTTGAACGTCAGCCGTCCGAGGCTATTTGTGATGGCGATGCTGTTTCTGATTTTGGCGCTTTGGTCGCAGTCGATTTTCAGGCATGGTGGTATAGTACGAATGCTGGAAGCCGGCTTCCCGAAACACTCGAAACCTACTATGGTGCGCAGTCAGTCGATGATTTGTTAGAGCGCACAGCTTGGCATATGGCGCAACACACCCGCCAATTAGCAGCCGTCATTGAAAGCCTAAATATTACCCTATCAGATCATCTGTCTACGGCTGATCTCGCAGGTCTGCCGTTGCCAGATCATGTCTATGATGACGAGGTTCCCCTGAACGCTGAAACCCGCTAG
- a CDS encoding zinc-binding alcohol dehydrogenase family protein — MRAVVITENGGPETLKISDIPKPEPGEGQVLLQVAYCALNPLDTHARAGRIKWGVPDMPFTLGYEYSGRVESVGPGVDADLIGKRFAVAGSWGGCADYAVAAKSSLVAIPDEFHWTIGTVYFTSTFTAWHMLHTMARVQEDDVVVIHSAAGAVGVMTTQIAKDAGCKVIGLVGSAEKIAWAEQFGADHLINEREDADWPATVKSLTDGHGADVIIDGNAGPDAPKNLACLAPLGQVIYIGAMAGQAPEVNISGLIGASAGVRGFVQYHAMAKTKGAEFAEIHSKLDKKDWIYPLNPVRPLSQIAQAHDDFENRRTTGRTIFTVGGQI; from the coding sequence ATGCGCGCAGTTGTGATTACAGAAAACGGCGGACCAGAAACCCTTAAAATCTCCGATATTCCTAAGCCTGAACCGGGCGAGGGGCAGGTATTGCTTCAGGTCGCATACTGCGCGTTGAACCCCCTAGATACCCATGCGCGCGCGGGTCGCATCAAATGGGGTGTGCCAGATATGCCTTTTACATTGGGATATGAATATTCTGGTCGGGTCGAGTCCGTTGGTCCTGGTGTCGATGCTGATTTGATTGGCAAGCGGTTTGCTGTTGCTGGGTCTTGGGGTGGCTGTGCTGATTATGCAGTTGCGGCCAAGTCTTCCTTGGTGGCAATTCCGGACGAGTTTCACTGGACCATTGGCACGGTCTATTTCACCTCTACTTTCACGGCTTGGCATATGCTGCATACTATGGCGCGCGTGCAGGAGGACGACGTGGTCGTCATTCATTCTGCCGCTGGTGCTGTTGGCGTGATGACAACGCAGATTGCCAAAGATGCTGGATGTAAAGTGATCGGTCTTGTCGGAAGTGCTGAAAAAATCGCCTGGGCCGAGCAGTTTGGGGCTGATCACCTGATCAACGAGCGCGAAGACGCTGATTGGCCCGCCACGGTCAAAAGTCTCACGGACGGTCATGGGGCCGATGTCATTATTGATGGAAATGCAGGACCTGATGCACCTAAGAATCTTGCGTGTCTCGCGCCTCTGGGCCAAGTTATTTACATTGGCGCGATGGCGGGTCAAGCACCCGAGGTGAATATCTCTGGGTTAATTGGGGCGTCGGCGGGGGTGCGTGGTTTTGTGCAATATCACGCCATGGCCAAAACCAAAGGCGCTGAGTTCGCAGAAATTCATTCAAAGCTCGATAAAAAAGACTGGATTTATCCGCTTAATCCCGTTCGGCCGTTGAGTCAGATCGCCCAAGCCCATGACGATTTCGAAAACCGACGCACAACGGGCCGCACGATTTTCACGGTTGGTGGTCAGATTTAG